Within the Oncorhynchus masou masou isolate Uvic2021 chromosome 1, UVic_Omas_1.1, whole genome shotgun sequence genome, the region cagacaagctgaaCTACTTAAATGCTTGCTTCGAGGAAAATAACAcctgcatgagagcaccagctgttccggaagactgtccGCAGCCGATGTAAggccttttaaacaggtcaacattcacaaggccgcagggccagacggattaccaggatgtgtgcagcgagcatgcgctgaccaactggcaagtgtcttcactgacgttttcaacctctccctgtcggagtctataataccaacatgttttaagcagaccaccatagtccctgtgcccaagaacattaagataacctgcctaaatgactaccgacccgtagcactcacatctgtagccatgaagtcctttgaaaggctggtcatggctcacatcaacactattatcccagaaaccctagacccactccaatttgcataccgccccaacagatccacagatgatgcaatctctattgcactccacatggCCCTTTCCACCTGGACGGAAGGAAcatctatgtaagaatgctattaattgactacagctcagtcttcaacaccatagtgccctcaaagctcatcaataagcgaAGGACCCTAGGACTAAACACCCCCCCTCTGTAACTGGTCTTCCTCACAGGCTGCTcccaggtgataagggtaggtagcaacacatccgccacgctgatcctcaacacaggggaccctcaggggtgcgtgctcagtccctgttcattcatgactgcacagccaggcatgactccaaaaCCATCACTAAGTTTTGCcgaagacacaacagtggtaggtctgatcaccaacaacgacgagacagcatatagggaggaggtcagagacctggctgtgtggtgcctggacaacaacctctccctcaacgtgatcaagacaaaggagatgattgtggactacagaaaaaggaggaccaagcacgcctcCATTCCTATCAAtggggctgtaatggagcaggttgagagcttcaagttccctgctgtccacatcaccaacaaactaacatggtccaatcacaccaagatagtcgtaaagagggcacgacaaagcctattccccctgaAGAGATAtggcataggtcctcagatcctcaaaagcttctacagctgcaccatcgagagcatcactggttgcatcactgcctggtatggtaactgcttggcccccgaccgcaaggcactacagagggtagcgcgtacagcccagtacatcactagggccaagcttcctgccatccaggacctctataccaggcggttgtcagaggaaggccctaaaaattgtcaaagactccagccaccctagtcgtggactgttctctctgcacgGGAAGtgttaccggagcgccaagtttaggtccaagaggcttctaaacagcttctacatctaatgaaatggctacccagactatttgcattgcccccccccccactctccctcttttacaccgctgctactctctgttgttatcatctttgcattgccactttaataactctacctacatgtatatattatctcaactaaccggtgtccccgcacattgactctgtaccggcaccccccctgtatatagtctcactattgttattttactgctgctctttaatgactttacttttatttcttattcttatctttatttttttaactgcattgttggctaGGGGCCCGtatgcaagcatttcactgttaggtctacacctgttgtattcgacgcatgtgactaatacaatttgatttgatttgtaatagATTTCCATTAATTTGAGCAAAAGTAGCTTTTTTGCTAAATTacttctcaagcaataattttacTAGGACTGTCTGtaagtggtctgagtggggagagagaaactGAAAAATAGCTGTTATTGGCAAAGCGGTTTGGAACGCTCTTTATTGGTTTATTCACCTATTTACTGCATGGTGAACCATGGAaagcagacccccccccccccccgttcaaaCCTGCTGATTTAGAAGGTCCtatgtagattgtattttcaaccagaaaCTTTTTAGGAAATTGCACTGATCACATTTTTCAgacttttacagtgttagtttcattagctgttgtacaatatgatataaaCCACAGGaacaaaaatgtatttgaactgcactgggcctttaagttaAATGGCTGAATTCTCCCTTTCAGATCTTCTTTGTTCTGAGGAAGAAGAACAGTCAGGTTACGTTCCTCCATGTCTATCATCACTCTATCATGCCCTTTACCTGGTGGTTTGGGGTCCGGTTCGCTCCAGGTACAGTATACAAGGGCTTGAATTGGTACAGTGACTGTATTAGCACATTGGTGTCATAACTCCTAATGGATTATACCAGCAGATTAGTGATGGTCTCTACCAGGAAAATGTCCGTATTCATTAAGCATGTTGTCTTCCTTAGTAGCTGTTGTCAAATTGGAACACAGAAACATGGCCACTTATTCTCAAACGGGGGTACGTGTACCTCTAGGGGTACGCgtaatgccgtcgggggtacgccaaataaaaatgtgattcacatgaaaaaagtgtttatttttttcaaatgtttttttttcctctTCCAAACAgttcatttatattttccaacggggctatacatttgggtgagtttttttctcACCAGAGtggcctcgtttcactgccaaaaatcaaattaaaccatctagtgttcagcgctGGTtgtcaaggggcaaagtattgacatgtttttttgaattgagagacgagcttaaagttttctttactgaccataattttcacttgtctgaccgcttttatgatgacgagtttctcacacgactggcctatcagggtgatgttttttctcgcctgaatgatctgaatctaggattacagggactctccgcagctatattcaatgtgtgggacaagattgaggctatgattaaggaGCTCTtcttttctctgtctgcattaacaaggacaacagaccggtctttccatcattgtattattttttgtgtgcaaatgaactcaagcttacggacaatgtcaaatgtgatatggCGAAGGACCTGAGTGAGATGGGTGTGCAATtgcgcaggtactttcccgaaacggatgacacaaacaactggattcgttatccctttcatgtcctgcctccagtccacttaccgatatctgaacaagagagcctcatcgaaattgcaacaagtggttctataaaaattgaatttaatcagaagccacagCCGGATTTCTGGATTGCCAAATAGTGTTCTGCTTTGTCAAATCGCGCTGTTaaaacactgatgccctttgcagccacgtacctatgtgagagtggattctcggccctcactagcatgaaaactaaatacaggcccagactgtgtgtgggaaatgatttagactgagactctctccaatacaacccaacattgcagagttatgtgcatcctttcaagcacacccttctcattaacctgatggtgagttattcacaattttcaatgaacaaataaggttttatatgtaaaatggttaaataaagagcaaaattattgatttaTTATTTgcgccctggtcctataagagatCTTTGTCAcctcccacgagccgggttgtgacaaactcattcttatgtttcataaatgtatcgtatagtgtgtttgtgtggcaggcttacaatgatggcaaaaaaaaaatatatattttttgagagTGCGCTGAACCTGGTGCTACAgtgggtacgcagctggaggttgaatgttttgaaggggtacgggactaaaacatttgggaaccactgccctgtagaacaaaaaaaaaaaaatcctaactGCTAATTGCTCATCTCGTCCTCTAGGTGGCCAGGGGACATTCCATGCCCTGTTGAACTGTGTGGTCCATGTCATCATGTACTCCTACTACGGCTTGTCTGCCCTGGGCCCCGCCTACCAGAAGTACCTCTGGTGGAAGAAGTACCTCACCACCATTCAGCTGGTACGTATTGCACTGCACTAGACTAGTGTGGGAGTTGAAATTGAATTTGAATCAGAAGTCATACATTTTTATGAACAAGGATAGGATTATGTTAAAAACAAGTCATATTtgaccttcctctgtctgtcgtCCAGATCCAGTTTGTGATTGTTACCACCCACATCTGGCAGTACTTCTTCATGAAGGACTGTCCCTACCAGTTCCCCATCTTCATCTACATCATTGGCCTCTATGGCctggtcttcctcctcctcttcctcaactTCTGGTACCACGCCTACACCAAGGGCAAGAGGCTTCCCAAGGTACTTCAGGCCAAAACCTGGGCCCACCCCTACAACAAAACCAACGGCGAAATAACCAACGGGAATGGTTTCCACTGTGACAAGGATAAGTGACAGGAGATCAGTCAATCAGGATCAAGGGTTGATCTCATTTGAATATGAGCCTATTCATGAACTGAAATTAGACATGGAATTTAGAATTTAGAGtactggggtgtattcactaggaaccaaacggatAGGTACCTACGTGAATTTGTCTAATAGAAACGGTATTTTTCCATTTGGCGTAAACGGTTTCCATTGCAACATTTTTTTGGACTAATGATTTCATCCCAGGTTAGGTATGCAGGAGATTTGTTTTCCAATATAAAAGTCAGTGCACTATTGAACTCAAAGAGAATTGACCCCTCACCTCTGGACCTTCTGATATTTTCTTCTGATattttctctctgctacagcaatCTCTCAGAGTTATGAACCAAAGCTCTACTGGACTTTTTGTATTagatattttacatttttataccTGTGCTTTTCTTTCCTGTTCAGGGTGAAAGCACAAGTTGAGTGTTATTTTAAATTTTTATAAACCGATTGTTGATGTTAGACGTGCGTTAGGTTAGCCAATGTTGGGGCAGTTCAGTAGCTTTGTCCCACCAGCCCAAATTACCTTTGCCGTTTAGAGTTGGTGCTGAACCTCTCTAGCTTAGGCTGTAGAAGTCAGCTTTATAATGTGACCTTGATTTCAGCTGGTTTCTATATTTCAATACCTGTACTTTAAAAAATAATTGTAATACATTTTCTATGCATTTAATTGTAAACAATTTGTATATTCTGCTAGCAGGATTTTCTCTGTCTTGAGTATGTGAGCCATCCTCCATAGTTGAGGCCTGATGTATTTCCTGGGTCTGGTCACATGGCtgggaaaaactctgggccctacCCATAGTATACCTGTAATGGTGGAAGGATACAGGATAACCATTTTGCCAGTAAGAACTGATGTTTACATGTATACTGAGTGGAGGTTATCGgtgttgaccccccccccccacacacacacacaccttttcatcAATTCTGCACCCATTTCTCTCTGGTTTGAGTCACAGCCTCTACTGGTGCTGAGAAACTTTGGAAGCCAACCTGCTCCTACTGTTAAAGAGCTGTAGGCCTACTTGAATCTCATTGAAATCTGTCTGTATTATGTCCAACAGAAGTGACGGTGTGACATTTGAAACCAGAGAGAAAAGTGTAGCACTGTCCTTGCAGGAACCGGAGCAGAGTGCACCTTTCGCTTTCGCTCTGTCGCAAGCAAAGAAcgccacatttaaaaaaatatatataaaaaaactgtAGCCATTGTTTACCACTGCATGCATATTTGTTTTGTATCCACTCTTCCAAATTGAGTTCAGTCCTTATGCCATGCGTATGACAGTCAGTATGCTTTCTCACTGGGTGTGTTCACATTTGGTTTTCGCCTCCGAGCTCTGCTCAACTGGTGATTGAGGACACAGCATTAGCTAGGTGTAGGATGGGCCTCCACAGGTGAAGTAAAACCCCAGTGCCTGGGGTGTAGGCTGAGTCCAATAAGCAACAGCGATCTagctgattttaaatgtatttgctgATGTTAGCTCTAGTGTGAGTGTGTTATTCACCATGGGGTACTGTTCAGTGCCTTTGTCTAAGCCCCTCCAGCCATGATGCCGCTAATTCTGTATAAAAACAGTCGTGTAAAGTAATTTTTGTatttatataaaaataaatgCTGTTTTATACATCACCTGTGTTTATATTATTGGTGCTTCGTTTGTAGCAGttcaaatattttattttttactgttttcaACAGTCATTCACCCATAACCAAGGCCGGATATAAGAAGTAGTAGTATAACCTTTTGAAATGGGTGAATGAATCGGGAGTCCACATGTTGACAATTTTAGACACTGGAATGATAAGAAAGCAGCACAGCTGACCTCTGAGAACATATGAATACATTTTTATACTGGGAGGTGCTTTGAAACAGTGTCATGTTTTACACTGGTCTGGAACTACACTGATTATTTCAATCAGTTTTTGTTCATTTTTAAATTATTCAGAATTGTCTTAACACTTCAACCTTTTCAGAACTGAAATTGGTTGTGGACATTGATTAGAGCCTGGTCTAGCAAACCTACcggttccaagtggaaaaagCATCTACTTTATTTTTTTGATAGTAATAACCCCATTCTCCAGATCCATTTTTATGTCACATGACCCAAATACAACACATGtataccttaccgtgaaatgcttacttacaagcccttaatcaacaatgcagttcaagaaatggcATAAAATAGAGGCTATACACAGGTGGTACAGGTtcagaggtaatttgtacatgtaggtaggggtaaagtgactgcatagataaacagcgagtagcagcagtgtgaaaactgtgtggtagcagagaaaagtgacttgggtggctggagtcgttgacaatttctttggggccttcctctgacaccgcctagtatataggtcctggatggcaggaggcctgggccgtacgcactaccctctgtagcgccttacagtcagatgccgagcagttgtgaagcaaccggtcaggatgctctctggtgcagctgtataactttttggggaccgatgctaaatcttttcagtctcccgagggggaaaagtgttgtcgtgccctcttcgaCTGTCTTGGTGCGTTTGGACCAGGACGTTTGTTGATGTGGACGTGTGACACGTTTAGAACTCATACAGTGGGAACTCACAAAATCATTCAGAATATCTGGAGACATTTTATGTACCTCTTTTGGGTAAAGTAAAGGGGGAGAAATGTTACATACCATATGTACATCAGAGTTTACGTCACATTCTGAATAATCTTTATTTATGCATGAACTATAGAGTATATTCCCCCATTACTAAACCAGAACCAATCTGCCTGGTGTAGGCCATTAAGAAACTTGGAATACCCTCTATTTTCCCCTATTAGTTTACGCATCAGCTAGGTTGGTGACAAAGATTAATATTTGAGAATGACAATGTGTATGTGAAAGCTGATTAAAATGCATAATACCAACAACTTTAAACAGGCTGTCATAGACAAATAAAAATAGACCATCACTCAGTTTGTGGAGTTCAAGATTGTTTTTTTATTAACAATGTATCCCTTTAATAAGATTGTATGCTTCTTCAGGTCAGCAATGCCCCAAAACACACTATACACATTATACAAGGGAAACCACGATTcaagcaaaaaacacacaaaaaaaaatcattaaattATAATACAGTCTCaaggaaaaaaatataaataactcTTCTCATCTCAGTCACTCTGCTATGGTACAGATATAATAAATAGATCCGACATCACTCAACAGACCTATAAATCACCCTAGGAGTCCACTTGTGTAGCAGCATGATAGCAAAACTAACCAATAGAAACAGAAACCTGTTCCCATGGAAACCTTACAGCAATCCATAAAATGATCACgtcaccctgtcctctcatctcAGCCAATGATCGACAGCAATATCTGCATTGTGAAAACAACTTAGGGACAATTACTTTCCCCAGTTTGCAAACAAGTGATGGCAACCTATTATGATTTAAGACAATGAAATTATTAGAAGCATTTGGAAGAAATAAATTAACACTTTTCAGAAACAGTGACAATGATCTAATATTACAGTTTTGACATGCCGTTTGTACATGCAGTGAGAGAGCGAAGCACAGAGGTAGGGTTTGACAACCTCCATAATAATAACTAATGAAAAGGTGTGAGAACCCAGCTGTTGCCACTGTCAGAGGCAGTGTCCTTCCAAACCAGGGTCAGAGAGAGGAATACAGAAAGGGTGACAGACAGCAAAGCCACAGCAGTTATGTTCCATGTGTCCAGATGGGGAGAAAAAAAGTgtgatggtaaaaaaaaaaaaagttttaaaaacaCTACTGATGTTTGATTGTCTGACAGTCTATAGACAAATAGAAAAATGGTTGTTTAAACAAGAATGAGTCTTTGATCATAAGCAGAGTTGGAAATAATAAACTTATGAGATCACAGCACAACCATCTCTAGCAGAAAGAGACTGAGGGTATGACTATGAGGGAGGCTTCTAGAACCTTCTGTAGTGTTTCCATTAtgagggagaagaggatgagTCCAGCACTGACTAGGATGGACTGAACATGCCCTTTTCATTTCATATCAGCATACACCAGAGCAAGATCAAATTTGTCAAGACTTAGTCATATTTCATCCAGCTTGTCTTTAGGTTAAGTGTGACGTGTTATGTAGTTGATGCGTTTCCTGTGATGTCTGTTGGTCAGGCTTGTACATCCGTCTGAAAACAGCATTTGGTAAAACTGCTCCCCCTGTTGGCCATAGGCAGGAACAAAACTAGACGTGTCAGGTTTCATTTGTTCAGACAGTCGGTCTCCTCTATCTCAAGCAACTGGACACAACACTTTCACACATTATTTAACATCCCTTCCTTCTCTCACCCATGCTCCCTCCATCTTGAACTTCAGCAAaacttctcccctcttctcttttaTCCTTGCTCCCctattctctccatccctccctttttTCACTATGTTGCTCTATGTGAGGGTTGGAGGGAAAGCAGCGTCTCAacagggaggggaggacagagacaaGGAAAGTCAGAACTTCGTGGGAGGGTCTATATCCACTCCGACGGGCTTTGGTGGCTTCGACAGGATCGCTTCTGCTTCCTCGTACATCTGAGGGGACAGGATGTGACATGAGcatgaggtcagaggtcacaggAGATGACTGTCATATTACTGTTGTAACCACTAATGTAATCGGAAGTGTAGGGGTTGAGGGGCgtcggtctcctctctctgccactcAACCCATCACCCATACATCCTAACTACTAGAGAAGATCTGAAAGGATGTGTTTGCAATATAACAAAAACAAATCCACCAAACAAAGACATGTAGCTATTACCATAAACCCATTTAATTCTTCCAGGTCAACATAAGTAACTAGAGATAGGGGCTAGGAATGAATTTGGGActggggagaaatggagagaccgTACAGAAGAGGACCTTACCGGTATGAAGTGTACGTCCTGAAAGAGTTCCTGTATGAAGCGTCGAGAGGGCAAGCGGAACATACAGTGGGCCAGCAGGTGAGACACCTCAGAGTACAAACAGATATCATCAAACGCATAGGGAAACTTCTCTTTTatcctggagagaaagagaaagcagaCGCCATTAAAGCTCCAATGCAGCCATGTTTGTTTTGTATCTTAATATcaaaataatttctgggtaacaattaagaaCCTGTCAGTgaatgttttcaattaaaattgtcaaaaataaacaaatccCTTCACAGCAAagggcaatttctcaagcaagaattctgCTAGGACTATCTGGGAGTGGAAAACTGAAAATGAGCTATGGATGCGGTAAATAGGTCACTGGAACTCgaccaaaacaatggaaatgCCATGGAAACGTGTGGGGGAAAG harbors:
- the LOC135544400 gene encoding very long chain fatty acid elongase 7-like isoform X3, with protein sequence MLSQNWRTATGAQRDMEFRDLTARAGLWYENFMKNADPRTEDWFLMSSPLPQTIIIVAYIYFVTRLGPRLMENRKAFQLKEILIFYNFSVVALSLYMCYEYVMSGWGTGYTFHCDLVDYSDSPQALRMAGTCWLYYFSKFIEMLDTIFFVLRKKNSQVTFLHVYHHSIMPFTWWFGVRFAPGGQGTFHALLNCVVHVIMYSYYGLSALGPAYQKYLWWKKYLTTIQLIQFVIVTTHIWQYFFMKDCPYQFPIFIYIIGLYGLVFLLLFLNFWYHAYTKGKRLPKVLQAKTWAHPYNKTNGEITNGNGFHCDKDK
- the LOC135544400 gene encoding uncharacterized protein LOC135544400 isoform X2 yields the protein MEFRDLTARAGLWYENFMKNADPRTEDWFLMSSPLPQTIIIVAYIYFVTRLGPRLMENRKAFQLKEILIFYNFSVVALSLYMCYEYVMSGWGTGYTFHCDLVDYSDSPQALRVRAVDCDCNLLYSTGRHLQTTSSDGWDMLALLLLKVHRDVGHNLLCSEEEEQSGYVPPCLSSLYHALYLVVWGPVRSRWPGDIPCPVELCGPCHHVLLLRLVCPGPRLPEVPLVEEVPHHHSADPVCDCYHPHLAVLLHEGLSLPVPHLHLHHWPLWPGLPPPLPQLLVPRLHQGQEASQGTSGQNLGPPLQQNQRRNNQREWFPL